From Fusarium oxysporum f. sp. lycopersici 4287 chromosome 13, whole genome shotgun sequence, one genomic window encodes:
- a CDS encoding sulfite oxidase (At least one base has a quality score < 10), producing the protein MQPDIPYRQTHQQAPDEWKLEQGLEPARLGIRNQSSIHINTEPHRLNPSDHEELKGPDIPEDPDLDVQDERPGWKGYVEWEDYPEKKAKAHQRFSRFTFPPPPEFQLEPLPATNPVLEGKRWKLWHKAIGGVLDQVPQISWETVLKEKHPEMLHLLEFPYNGEAPKSLLTKDYIMPNELHFVRNHGGIPDIEASAYDIRLDGLVNNPKTLTLADLQNESIFPRVSKLVTIQCSGTRRFEQIVEYPGEGDEMINAPWAEGAIGTAKWTGVSLKKVIKYCGGLKDGAKHLELYGADTYFKGGQCMNYVVSVPWSKVKANEVMLAWEMNDKPLPKIHGFPLRAVVFGYIGARSCKWLYRIKAIEKLSLAPVQSREYLYFQQQTGKHNQLPTMGIQIQEMPVSSAIMSPWNKEVVVHDGEIEVKGWAYSGGGRWPERVEISSDGGYVWYAVPIKNLSPKHKFAWRTFTGKVPCDHEGWTELVVRCWDNSLNTQPMEVRHSWNWSLHVTSSCHRVKIYSVNAKREATRKRLREFDEHGQEFTPITRPTEFVPMSLEEYEKEVANVEPRDVDD; encoded by the exons ATGCAGCCAGATATTCCTTACCGACAAACTCATCAACAGGCCCCAGATGAGTGGAAGCTAGAACAAGGCCTCGAGCCCGCTCGGCTTGGAATCCGTAACCAGAGCAGCATCCATATCAACACAGAGCCTCATCGGCTCAACCCAAGTGACCACGAAGAGCTGAAGGGCCCCGATATCCCTGAGGATCCAGACCTTGACGTCCAAGATGAAAGACCGGGCTGGAAAGGCTATGTTGAGTGGGAGGACTACCCAGAGAAAAAGGCCAAAGCCCACCAGCGCTTTTCGCGCTTTACATTCCCCCCTCCACCTGAGTTCCAGTTAGAGCCTCTTCCTGCGACGAACCCTGTACTTGAGGGCAAGCGATGGAAGTTATGGCATAAAGCCATCGGAGGGGTTCTGGATCAAGTCCCCCAGATCAGTTGGGAGACTGTTCTCAAG GAAAAACACCCGGAAAtgcttcatcttctcgaaTTTCCTTACAACGGAGAAGCGCCCAAAAGCCTTCTGACCAAAGACTACATCATGCCAAACGAACTTCATTTCGTCCGGAATCACGGTGGTATCCCCGACATCGAAGCAAGCGCCTACGACATTCGTCTCGATGGGCTCGTCAATAACCCCAAGACGCTCACCCTGGCAGACTTACAAAATGAATCAATCTTTCCAAGAGTCAGCAAACTAGTGACCATTCAGTGCAGCGGTACTCGTCGCTTCGAGCAAATCGTCGAGTATCCAGGCGAAGGCGACGAAATGATCAACGCCCCCTGGGCTGAAGGTGCTATTGGTACAGCGAAGTGGACAGGCGTCAGTCTGAAGAAAGTCATCAAGTACTGCGGCGGTCTGAAAGATGGTGCCAAGCATCTTGAACTCTACGGTGCGGATACGTATTTCAAAGGAGGCCAGTGCATGAACTATGTTGTTTCGGTGCCGTGGTCAAAAGTCAAGGCTAATGAAGTCATGTTGGCTTGGGAGATGAATGACAAGCCGCTGCCGAAGATTCATGGTTTCCCATTGAGGGCGGTTGTCTTTGGGTATATTGGGGCCAGGAGTTGCAAGTGGCTGTATCGGATTAAGGCGATTGAGAAACTGAGTCTTGCTCCGGTACAGAGTAGAGAGTATCTGTACTTTCAGCAGCAGACCGGAAAGCATAACCAGCTTCCAACCA TGGGTATTCAGATCCAGGAGATGCCTGTCAGCAGCGCCATCATGTCACCTTGGAACAAGGAGGTTGTCGTCCACGACGGTGAGATCGAAGTCAAAG GCTGGGCATACTCAGGCGGAGGCCGCTGGCCCGAGCGCGTAGAAATCTCCTCCGACGGCGGCTACGTATGGTACGCCGTCCCCATCAAGAATCTCTCCCCCAAGCACAAATTCGCCTGGCGAACCTTCACTGGCAAAGTCCCCTGCGACCACGAAGGCTGGACCGAACTTGTCGTTCGATGCTGGGACAACAGTTTGAACACGCAACCAATGGAAGTTCGGCATAGCTGGAATTGGAGCTTGCATGTGACGAGTAGTTGTCATCGTGTCAAGATCTATAGTGTGAATGCAAAGAGGGAGGCTACGAGGAAGAGATTGAGGGAGTTTGATGAGCATGGGCAGGAGTTTACGCCTATTACCAGACCGACGGAATTTGTGCCCATGAGTTTGGAGGAGTATGAGAAGGAGGTTGCGAATGTTGAGCCGagagatgttgatgattAG
- a CDS encoding catalase has protein sequence MSGSNEAPVYTLAEGKPVEDPTSSVVLRGPKVRGGGLALLADTQLIETLAHFPRERIPERVVHAKAAGAWGYFECTHDITDWCSAAPFRRIGKQTQVLARLSTVAGEKGSSDTLRDIRGFALKMKTEEGNWDFVGNDLPVFFIRDPAKFPSLNRSHKRHPQTAVADASMFWDFHNNNQEGAHCLMQLFGPRGVPESLKNVNGFGNHTFKFGKPEDGSFKYVKIHFKPDAGIKNLSQEDAVRLAGEEPDYHVKDMYNSIERGDYPTWTMYLQVMDPKEAETYKWNIFDITKIWSHKDYPLIPVGKLVLNKNPENHFHDIEQAAFSPSTLIPGIAPSADIMLHARMFSYPDAARYRVGPNYQQLPCNRPLDAYSPYQRDGPMRLDGNYGSDPDYVRSSFRKVKSGPADVAHSEWVGRVQAYSSDVEEEDWEQPRNLWKIFKDNGEDEVFLNNLSGHVNKALPEVQEATVGMWANVDEEISKRLGEKLKKLTGNFDHSKAPPSQTVLASRRK, from the exons ATGTCGGGT TCGAATGAAGCACCCGTTTATACCCTCGCAGAGGGCAAGCCCGTCGAGGACCCAACCTCATCCGTCGTCCTTCGTGGACCAAAGGTTCGAGGCGGTGGTCTCGCTTTGTTGGCAGACACGCAATTGATCGAGACGCTTGCCCACTTTCCTCGAGAGCGCATTCCTGAACG TGTTGTTCACGCCAAAGCTGCCGGAGCATGGGGCTACTTCGAGTGTACCCATGATATCACAGACTGGTGTTCAGCAGCACCTTTCCGTCGCATCGGCAAGCAAACCCAAGTCCTTGCTCGTCTGTCCACCGTAGCTGGCGAAAAGGGATCTTCCGATACCCTCCGTGACATCAGAGGTTTCGCcctcaagatgaagacagAGGAAGGAAACTGGGATTTTGTCGGGAACGACTTGCCCGTTTTCTTCATTCGTGATCCAGCTAAGTTCCCTTCGCTCAACAGATCTCATAAACGTCACCCGCAGACTGCCGTCGCTGATGCGAGTATGTTTTGGGACTttcacaacaacaaccaagaAGGCGCTCACTGTCTGATGCAACTGTTCGGACCTCGAGGTGTGCCGGAGTCTCTCAAGAATGTGAATGGTTTTGGAAACCACACGTTCAAGTTTGGTAAGCCCGAAGATGGATCTTTCAAATATGTCAAGATCCACTTCAAGCCTGATGCCGGCATCAAGAATCTCTCTCAAGAGGATGCCGTGCGTCTTGCAGGTGAAGAGCCGGACTATCATGTCAAGGATATGTACAACTCTATTGAGAGAGGCGACTATCCTACATGGACTATGTATCTTCAGGTCATGGATCCCAAAGAGGCTGAAACTTACAAGTGGAACATCTTcgacatcaccaagatctgGTCTCACAAAGACTACCCTCTTATTCCTGTTGGAAAGCTTGTGTTGAACAAGAACCCAGAGAACCACTTCCATGATATCGAACAGGCTGCTTTCTCGCCTTCGACTTTGATCCCTGGTATTGCACCCTCGGCTGATATCATGCTGCATGCGAGAATGTTCAGTTATCCCGATGCTGCACGCTATCGCGTTGGGCCCAATTATCAGCAACTTCCATGCAATCGACCTCTGGACGCATACTCACCGTATCAGAGAGATGGACCGATGCGCCTTGACGGCAACTACGGCTCTGATCCCGATTATG TTCGCTCCTCATTCCGCAAGGTCAAAAGTGGCCCCGCAGATGTCGCACACAGCGAATGGGTTGGCAGAGTCCAAGCTTATTCCTCCGacgtcgaagaagaagattgggaACAGCCGCGTAATCTATGGAAGATCTTCAAGGATAACGGCGAAGATGAAGTCTTTTTGAACAACCTGTCTGGACACGTCAACAAGGCACTTCCAGAGGTTCAGGAGGCAACAGTTG GCATGTGGGCaaatgttgatgaagagatttCGAAGAGACTCGGGGAGAaattgaagaagttgactgGGAACTTTGACCATTCCAAGGCACCGCCCAGTCAGACTGTGCTGGCATCGAGGCGCAAGTGA
- a CDS encoding sulfite oxidase (At least one base has a quality score < 10), with translation MQPDIPYRQTHQQAPDEWKLEQGLEPARLGIRNQSSIHINTEPHRLNPSDHEELKGPDIPEDPDLDVQDERPGWKGYVEWEDYPEKKAKAHQRFSRFTFPPPPEFQLEPLPATNPVLEGKRWKLWHKAIGGVLDQVPQISWETVLKEKHPEMLHLLEFPYNGEAPKSLLTKDYIMPNELHFVRNHGGIPDIEASAYDIRLDGLVNNPKTLTLADLQNESIFPRVSKLVTIQCSGTRRFEQIVEYPGEGDEMINAPWAEGAIGTAKWTGVSLKKVIKYCGGLKDGAKHLELYGADTYFKGGQCMNYVVSVPWSKVKANEVMLAWEMNDKPLPKIHGFPLRAVVFGYIGARSCKWLYRIKAIEKLSLAPVQSREYLYFQQQTGKHNQLPTSKSHFLYSSN, from the exons ATGCAGCCAGATATTCCTTACCGACAAACTCATCAACAGGCCCCAGATGAGTGGAAGCTAGAACAAGGCCTCGAGCCCGCTCGGCTTGGAATCCGTAACCAGAGCAGCATCCATATCAACACAGAGCCTCATCGGCTCAACCCAAGTGACCACGAAGAGCTGAAGGGCCCCGATATCCCTGAGGATCCAGACCTTGACGTCCAAGATGAAAGACCGGGCTGGAAAGGCTATGTTGAGTGGGAGGACTACCCAGAGAAAAAGGCCAAAGCCCACCAGCGCTTTTCGCGCTTTACATTCCCCCCTCCACCTGAGTTCCAGTTAGAGCCTCTTCCTGCGACGAACCCTGTACTTGAGGGCAAGCGATGGAAGTTATGGCATAAAGCCATCGGAGGGGTTCTGGATCAAGTCCCCCAGATCAGTTGGGAGACTGTTCTCAAG GAAAAACACCCGGAAAtgcttcatcttctcgaaTTTCCTTACAACGGAGAAGCGCCCAAAAGCCTTCTGACCAAAGACTACATCATGCCAAACGAACTTCATTTCGTCCGGAATCACGGTGGTATCCCCGACATCGAAGCAAGCGCCTACGACATTCGTCTCGATGGGCTCGTCAATAACCCCAAGACGCTCACCCTGGCAGACTTACAAAATGAATCAATCTTTCCAAGAGTCAGCAAACTAGTGACCATTCAGTGCAGCGGTACTCGTCGCTTCGAGCAAATCGTCGAGTATCCAGGCGAAGGCGACGAAATGATCAACGCCCCCTGGGCTGAAGGTGCTATTGGTACAGCGAAGTGGACAGGCGTCAGTCTGAAGAAAGTCATCAAGTACTGCGGCGGTCTGAAAGATGGTGCCAAGCATCTTGAACTCTACGGTGCGGATACGTATTTCAAAGGAGGCCAGTGCATGAACTATGTTGTTTCGGTGCCGTGGTCAAAAGTCAAGGCTAATGAAGTCATGTTGGCTTGGGAGATGAATGACAAGCCGCTGCCGAAGATTCATGGTTTCCCATTGAGGGCGGTTGTCTTTGGGTATATTGGGGCCAGGAGTTGCAAGTGGCTGTATCGGATTAAGGCGATTGAGAAACTGAGTCTTGCTCCGGTACAGAGTAGAGAGTATCTGTACTTTCAGCAGCAGACCGGAAAGCATAACCAGCTTCCAACCAGCAAGTCTCATTTTCTTTACTCCTCGAATTAG